The following nucleotide sequence is from Calditrichota bacterium.
TATTTCAATAGTTTCATTGCTCCCCAGTCGTTCGATTTGGCCAAACTGAATAGCGCGCAGCAATTTTACTTGTACCGACAGCGGAATGTCTCCCACTTCGTCGATGAAAAGTGTACCCGTATGCGCTTGCTCAAATCTGCCAATGCGTCGCTGCGCCGCGCCGGTGAAAGCTCCTTTTTCATGACCAAAAAGCTCGCTCTCCAGCAAATTTTCCGACAGCGCCGCCACGTTCACAATGACAAACGGTTTGTCGCCCCGCGGAGAGGCAAAATGAATGGCGCGGGCAATCACTTCTTTCCCTGTCCCGCTCTCTCCGCGAATGAGCACCGTGGCTTTGCTCGGAGCCACGCGCGCCGCTGTATTCAATACATTTTCCATCTCGCTGCTGCGTGAAATGATGCCTTGGAACGAATAGCGGCCCACAAGCTGCTCTTTCAGCGCCCGATTTTCCGCTTGCAAAGTTCGTTTTTCCGCCACGCGTTCAATCAATATTTCCAGATCGTCCAGATTGATCGGTTTGGTCAAATAATCGTACGCGCCAGATTTCATCATCGCAACCGCATTTTCCACGTTCCCGTAGGCTGTCATCACGACAATGTCGATCTCCGGGTTCAGTTCTTTGACGCGTTTCAGCACGGTCATGCCATCCATTTCGGGCATGCGGAAATCTGTCAGAACGAGATCAATGGCATTTTTCTCGGCAAGCGCCAGCCCTTCTTTGCCGTCTGTCGCCGTGAGAATTTTGTACTTTCGTCGCTGCAAAAAACTTTTCAGTGAGAGCAATTGGGCTTCTTCGTCATCAATGATTAAAATAGTCAATTTTTCCATAAAAAATGTTGTCCTGAAATATGCTTTTTTAGCTTAAATTTTCGGTTTTCTTTGCTTCGACGGGAAGCTTGATAATAAATTCCGCACCGCCCTGATCGCGATGACGCGCGGTGATTATACCGCCATGTTCAAAAATTATTCTTTGCACAATGCTCAGTCCAATGCCAGTACCTTTCGCCTTTGTCGTGAAATAGAGATTAAAAATTTTGTCCAAAATTTCCTGCGATATGCCAGTCCCCGTATCTGCAAAAGAGATTTTCATTTCATTATTTTTTATCTGTTCAGTTTTAATGATAATTTTTCCACTTTCTTTGATTGCATCAATGGAATTTTGAACCAGATTGATGAAAACTTGTTGCATTTGCATGCGATCCCATTTCACTTCGCCGTCCCATTGAAGATTCAATATCAACTCAATCTTTTGTTTCTGCAGCACATTCTGATATTGCTTTTTCAAAGATTCAAAAAAATCTGACAACTTAATTTTTTCCGGATGCACCGGCAACGGTCTGGCGAAGCGCAGGAAATCCTCCACGGTCTGGTTGATCCGACTGACTTCCTTGAGGACAATTTCCGCTAATTGGTGATATTCATCGGCTTCAGATTTTGGTTCAAAGTCTTTGTTGAGTTGCTGGACGATGGTGTTAATCGAATTTAACGGATTGCGAATTTCATGGGCGACGCCGGATGCCAGTTCCCCCATGGCCGACATTCTTTCCTGACGCTCGATTTGCGCTTGCAATTGAAGCTGTTCCGTCAGGTCGCGAATGACAAGAATGACATTTTCGCGATCGCGTTCATCTTGAAATTGAGCCCGCGACACGAGCAAAACCCGATTCTGATCTTTGATTTTGCATTCAATTTGCTTCATCGCTGATTCCGAGTGCAAAATTTCCTCGCACTGATCGGACGAAAATATTGTTCTTAAATCTTTGTTCAGTGCGTCCGAGGCTTTGATTTGAAAAATTTCTTCCGCAGCGCGATTCCACAGACTGATACGCCGCTCAGGATCGAGCACAATGATGGCATCGCTGACATTTTGGATGACGTTTGCCGAATACGTCTCCACAATTTGATATTGCTTTTCCAGCAAGCTGTAATTTTGCCTGATGAAAATAAAAATCATTACCACAAAGCCGAAAACTAACAAAATAATGCTGATGATGACAATTCTGCGGTAGAGCCGGGCTCTGATTTGATTCAGCGGTTCCATGGAAATTCCCAGTCGGAAGACACCCACAAAAAATTCATCAAAATAAAATGACTGCACAGCCTCGAAAATAGTTTCGGTCCCAAAGGGAAACTCGCGCGTGTGCAGCAAAGTATCACGTGTGGCACTCAGCAAAAACTGTGACTCGGTAATTTTTTCCATACTTTTCACGTCACCGCTGGCAGCAATAATTCCACTCGAATCCTGCAAAACCACGTAGCGAATACCCTTGTTCGCACTGATTTCTTTCAAGAGCGAACCGAAACCGATCTCGCGGCGGAATGCCAGTAACTCTGCCGCTTCCAGATTCAGCACAATTGCGCCGTGATTCTCCGTAGCAAGGGCAACAATATATCTCATGCCTTCTTCTTTTTCAGCGCGATGATAGCCGAGAATCAGCGTGTCCTGTTCGCCGCTAAAAATTGGCGCCAGATTTTCTCGTGCTGCGCTTTCCAATAAATCGCGCTTGTGCAATTGCCCATGGCTGGAATACATTAATTTGCCGTCATGGCGAAATATTTGAATGCGAAAAATATGATATTCTTCGGAAAACTGACGCAAAAATTTATTGTTAATTTTGTTTTGTTGCAACAAAAACTTGAGGAACATCGCGTCGTTGAGCAGGCGGTCTTCCAAAAACATTTCCAAATGATCGTAAGTCAGCAAAGCGTTTCGTGAGGACGAAATGACCGTCGCCAGCAGCGTGCTGGCATGTTCCTCCATCAAATCCAACAATTCTCTTTTGCTCTGATGCAGCTCGATCAGCGCCGACGAAAACATCACCAGCGCCAGAGCCAGAAAAACGAAGATCAGGCTTTTGGGCTGAAGAAATAAAATTTTCTTAAATCTCTTTCCTGCCATTCCATCCTCGCCGTTTTCAAGGCGGGTTTTTATATGAACTTGCAAAATCGGAATTATTTATTTTCACGTTAGAAAACGATGATCTCCTGATTTATTTCTTATTTTTTGCTTGAAGTCAAATTTCCCACAGAAATCATCCCATTTCTAAAATCATCTTCCAACTCATCCAAGCTGTAAACTTTCCCGACGTCCCGCCAGTAATTTCCGGTAATGTCAAACGCCCCGACGGGATATCCTTTTTCAATGAGATCGAGATAGACGTCGATGATGGAAAATCGTCCCTCGCGAGTCATCAGATCAAAAATTTTTGGCGAAATCACATGAATGCCGCAAAACCCAAGCCGACGCACCGATCCGACGGGCTCGCGGCGAATGCGAATGCGATTTCGGGAAACATCTTCGTGGCCGCAAATTCGATTTTTTTCATCAATCACCAGAAAACGCGTCGTTTTTCTTTCCTTCACTACCAGCGTGGCGAGACTTTTTTGCGCAAGGTGAAAGTCGGTCACTTCTTTGAGATTAACAGTAGAAAGGATATCCACATTGTGAACAATGAAAGGATCGCTGTCTCTCAAAAACGAAGCCGCTTTTCGAATGCCGCCGCCGGTGCCCAGAATCTCTGGTTCAAAAGAAAATTCGACATGAATATCAAATGAGTTATTTTTTCTGACAAAATCTTTGATTTGCTCGGGGAAATGGTGCAGATTGAT
It contains:
- a CDS encoding sigma-54-dependent Fis family transcriptional regulator, yielding MEKLTILIIDDEEAQLLSLKSFLQRRKYKILTATDGKEGLALAEKNAIDLVLTDFRMPEMDGMTVLKRVKELNPEIDIVVMTAYGNVENAVAMMKSGAYDYLTKPINLDDLEILIERVAEKRTLQAENRALKEQLVGRYSFQGIISRSSEMENVLNTAARVAPSKATVLIRGESGTGKEVIARAIHFASPRGDKPFVIVNVAALSENLLESELFGHEKGAFTGAAQRRIGRFEQAHTGTLFIDEVGDIPLSVQVKLLRAIQFGQIERLGSNETIEIDVRIIAATHRPLEKMLEDGNFREDLFYRLNVVSVWIPPLRKRKADIPPLVEFFIQKYAEQNEKDVKGITREALDFLMKYEFPGNVRELENMIESAVVMCRGELITQKDLPAQMKTKSERAILDPYHLQGGYQNKMQTFEKEMIREALAQSGGNQSAAARLLGITERHLRSRLEKLGMK
- a CDS encoding PAS domain-containing protein, with the protein product MAGKRFKKILFLQPKSLIFVFLALALVMFSSALIELHQSKRELLDLMEEHASTLLATVISSSRNALLTYDHLEMFLEDRLLNDAMFLKFLLQQNKINNKFLRQFSEEYHIFRIQIFRHDGKLMYSSHGQLHKRDLLESAARENLAPIFSGEQDTLILGYHRAEKEEGMRYIVALATENHGAIVLNLEAAELLAFRREIGFGSLLKEISANKGIRYVVLQDSSGIIAASGDVKSMEKITESQFLLSATRDTLLHTREFPFGTETIFEAVQSFYFDEFFVGVFRLGISMEPLNQIRARLYRRIVIISIILLVFGFVVMIFIFIRQNYSLLEKQYQIVETYSANVIQNVSDAIIVLDPERRISLWNRAAEEIFQIKASDALNKDLRTIFSSDQCEEILHSESAMKQIECKIKDQNRVLLVSRAQFQDERDRENVILVIRDLTEQLQLQAQIERQERMSAMGELASGVAHEIRNPLNSINTIVQQLNKDFEPKSEADEYHQLAEIVLKEVSRINQTVEDFLRFARPLPVHPEKIKLSDFFESLKKQYQNVLQKQKIELILNLQWDGEVKWDRMQMQQVFINLVQNSIDAIKESGKIIIKTEQIKNNEMKISFADTGTGISQEILDKIFNLYFTTKAKGTGIGLSIVQRIIFEHGGIITARHRDQGGAEFIIKLPVEAKKTENLS
- a CDS encoding nucleotidyltransferase family protein, with amino-acid sequence MKAMILAAGFGTRLKPLTETIPKALVPVHGIPMLEFIIPKLKNCGVTEIVINLHHFPEQIKDFVRKNNSFDIHVEFSFEPEILGTGGGIRKAASFLRDSDPFIVHNVDILSTVNLKEVTDFHLAQKSLATLVVKERKTTRFLVIDEKNRICGHEDVSRNRIRIRREPVGSVRRLGFCGIHVISPKIFDLMTREGRFSIIDVYLDLIEKGYPVGAFDITGNYWRDVGKVYSLDELEDDFRNGMISVGNLTSSKK